The window CCTTCGCGCGCGATGGTGATGAACCCGACCGGCAGGGCGAGTGGTGGCTCCTCCCGACGGACAAGGTCCCGACGAGCCAGGTGTACAAACCCGGTGTCGACAGTCGCCCGTACGGGCCGTCGCCGCTGGGGAACCATGTCCCTCGCGAGTACGGCTTCACGACGCGCGAACCTGACTTTCTGGACGCCGTCCGAGAGCGGGTTCCGGCGCTTCCGGACTCCGTTCAGTCGGCCCCGGAAGTGATGGAGTGGGTGCATCGACAGCACCAGAAACGGCCGATGCCGGAGTACGCTCCGGAGTGGGACACGATTCAGGACGCTGCTGGAGAGATTCTGGTTCGCGGCACGCTTCGCCACCGCGAGAACGACCATTTCGTCGAGAACGTCGGCGACGACTGGCACAGCGCCCAGACTCACGACATGAACGTCTACACAGCTGACGAGTTCGACCGGGTGGTGCTCGACTGATGTCCGCGCTATCCATCATTCGCGACTTGGGGCTCCGGTCGCTCGCAGCTGCCTGGGTCGAGATGGGGTTCAACGCCGTGCTGCTGTTCGGCATCCCGTACGTAGTGTATCGCTTCGTGACCGACGCGCCGATCATCCATCGTCGAACGGCGGTCGTCGTCTTCGGCATCGCGACGATCGCGGCGACAGTGATGACGATCGTGACGATCTACGGCGCGGCGACGGATGCTGGCTGGTACACGCAGGCCGACTCGATGCGAGCCAGCATCGAGGCCGATCCGGAGGATACCGAGCAAGGATGAGTAGTGATTTGTCAACACCCACGCTGGCCACCCCATCGTTAGATGGCATCGAACCACGCGTCGCCATCGTCAGCCCTGGCGACCGCACCGACCGTCTCACCGTACCGCTAGCTGCTGCCGGCATTGACTACTCGGTTAACCCCGTCGACCCCACAACGTTCGACGTTGTCATCTGCGATACGCCAGATCGGGAGATGCTTCGGACGGTCGTCGAGTGCCGGCTCGACGGCACGCCCGTCCTGTTCCGGCAGCGTGGCGATCCATTCTGGGGCATCGGCGAATGGATTGATTCGCGTGTGAAGAAGGCCGTCCTGTTTCGGATGCTGCGGGCCGTCGACGGGTGTCTCGCGATCGCCCCCCACCAGGCGAGCAAGTATTCGCGGAAGACGGGTGTGCAGTCCGACATCGTGACGCTGCCGAAGGACGTCGCCGAGTGGCCGGATAGCGATCACACCGACGAGGAGTTACGCATCATCTCGCTGACGAACGCGACGTATCCCGACAAGTACCGGCCGCTACTGGAACTCGCGCCCGCCGTCGACGAGGTTCTGGAGTCGGGGACGTGGCGCATCGGGTCGTGGTGTGACAAGCACGGCGAGGAAATCCGGGGGGTGCTCGGCTCGTACGACAACATCGAGTACGGCATCCAGTTGGACGCCGAAGCTGAGTTAGAATGGGCGAACGTGATGATTCACCATTCCGGCCTCGACGTCCTCCCGAACGCGATATTGGAAGGGATGGCCGCTCGCCTGCCCGTGTTGACGAATCCACACGTCGCGTTTAGTCAGTCGCCAGCCCCGACCGTGATCTCCAGTGGCGACCGCGTCCCCGAGTTGCTTGCCCAGCTGCGCGACCCCGAGGGTCGACAGGTCGTCGGCGACCGCGGCCACGACTACGTCGCTCGCGCGCACGACCCCGAAGCCGTCGGCCACGAGCTGGTGCGCGCGGTGACACGGCTCACTGACATCGGAGGTGACGGGAAACGATGAGCGCAGACTCGCCGACGGTCTCGGTGGTCATCCAACCCGGCAAAAAGGATAACGGGCCGATGACCCACCAGACCGAATCGCTCTGTGACATCCTCTCGGCCGTCGCGACGGTTCAGATCGTCGCGTTGAACGCCGCAGTCGTCGCCCCGCTGGCCGACGACTACGACATCCTCGAGGTCGGCGACGGGCAGTTTCCCGACGGGATCGCCGCGGCGGCCGTCCAGTTCCTCGTTAATCAGATCCGGCTGGGCGTCGCGCTGGCCCGCGCCGACACTGACGTCGTGTTATTCTACGGCGCGACGACCTACGCCATCCCGATGGCGATCGCGCGCCTCGGCGGCGCCGACGTAATTGCCCAACCGAAGGGCGATGTCGCGGCGGCCTGCTATGCCGACTGGCGCCGCTCAACACCGACGGCCGTCGCGCGGGTGCTCGCAACAGGCGTGAAACTCCTGGAACGAACCGGCTTTGCGGTTGCTCACGGCACCGCCGTCTACACCCCGACGATGGCCCGGTCGTTGGGACTCGACCCCGAGTCGGCGAGCGTGTATGCCGATGCCGCCCGGTTCGTCGACACGGAGGCCTTTTCCGTTGACACGCCCCCGGCCGAACGTCCCGACCACGTCGTGTTTGTCGGTCGGCTGGATGCCGACAAACGCATCGACATCATCCTCGAGGCCGCGCGACAGCTTGGCCCCGAGATCGACGTGACGCTCGTCGGTAACGGCCCGCAGGCCGACCGGCTGGCCGACGCCCCGCCGAACGTTACCCACGAAGGCTGGGTGCCCCACGACGAGGTACCGGCGTATCTCGCCGACGCGCAGGCCGTGATACTCGCCTCGGAACAGGAGGGGCTGCCGACGGTGCTGCTGGAAGCCTACGCCTGCGGGACGCCCGTCGTCGCCCCGCGGGTCGGCGGCATCGAAGACGCCATTACGGACGCCCTGACGGGTGAAGTGTATTCGACGCCCGATGCCGACCAACTCGCGGCGAGCGCCCGCCGTGTTGTGGAAGAATACGACAGCGACGTGCTGGCACAGAATTGCCGCGCCATCGCCGAAGGCCGGTTTTCACGAGCGGCAGCGGTCGACCGCTATCGAACGATGCTCGAACAACTCTCCACGCAGTACGCTGCATCGACAACAACCACACCCGAGATTGCGGAGGTACCGACATGACGGCGAATCGCTGGTGGGTCAAGATGGCCGCCCGCTGGCAAGCGCGTATCGACGCCATTCAGGGTCAGATTCAGGCGATAAGTCTTCTTGCCACCGGGTTTTCGACGTTCTCGATTATGCTGCAGGGCTTTGGAAAAGGTGAGTGGGTACCGTATCTCGGCGCGCTCGTCGCTATCTCGCTGCCCATCTATGCCTTCCTTTACTTTGAAGGAGGTGTCTGGAATCAGGTCGGGCGCGATCGGGCCGATAAGAGTTCGAACTTCTCGGCGCCCGCGGGCCGCATCATCGTCGAGATGTATGCGCGCTCGCGCGAAGCTGCCCGCCGAGGGCGGCCACTTTCCGAGGAGGAACGAGACGCCATTAAGGCCGAAGCCGATGCAGCGTTCCTCGAGTTTCGCGACGGCTACGATATAGATCAACACGACACTGACCAGCAGGAGGCCACCCGATGACGCTACGTGAACGGGTATCGCCGGAATGGGTCGACTGGACAGGGTGGGTGAGCTTCGACATCGAGACATCGAGAGGGTGTGGCCGCTTGGACACCATCGCCGAAGCTATCCCGGATGCCGTGTTTGACCACTGGACAGCCGGTGCCGATACTGTCGTCGGGTTACTCGTTATCTCGTGGGTAACGGTGTTGTTCGTGCTGTTCGGCTACGGATTTGCTAATACTGTTGACACGCTTCTCACGTCCGACTGGGCGACGTTTTTTGGCCAGCCGCCCGAGCGAGAGCCGGCGCCGCTACCCAGCTTATCGCAAGCTGCGATCGGGCTCGCTCAGCTTTACCTCGGCGTCATCGGTGCGATTGGATTGCTGGTTCCGGGGATGATTCTCCACGAAGGGAGCCACGCGATCGTCCTCGAGAAGTACGGCAACGGCATCGACACCTACGGCCTGTCGTTTACTGCGGGCATCCCAAAAGGCGCATTCGTAAAACCGACCGAGGGAATCCTCTCGAATCAGGAGTTTCGAGCTGTGTTCGCTGTCGGCCCGATGGCCAACGTGACGTGGGCGGTCGCCCTCGCCTCGATCGCCAGCCTCGTGTCTGGCTCGGTTGGCTTCGGACTCAAGGTGCTCGCCGGCGCCGAGGTGTTGATTGTCCTAACGAATACGGCGCCGTTCCCCGGGAGCGACGGTCAATTGTTCCTGAAGATGTGGTACGATGAATGGCTCGGCATCGAGGCGGCGATGGAAGCCGCCTTCGAGGGGTTCCATCCTGGAGGTGCGTCGACGTGAGCGACGGCCCCAGTCTATTCGACCATCTGTACAACGAGTGTCACCCGTTGCGGTCGCCAATACTCGGTCGGTTCCTCAGCGCCACGGTGTGCGCATTAGGTCACGAGGTCGTGGTGATGAAACTGGACACCTGGGACGAACCGTGGCTGGCGTGCAGCGTCTGCGGCGCCCGCTTCGCTCCAGAGAGCATCATGGCAGACGATTACGATGTGGTCAAGATATGAATCCGATTCAAACCCACCTCGAAAGCGAAGGCGCCGACCTGTCGGTCGATGATGCGCTTGAGGTCAGAATCCGCCAGCACGTCCCCGGCGATTCGGTGATTAGGGAATTCGAGCGGCGGTACTATAAGGCAGTTCTCGATGCGTGTTTCGAGACAGCACAGAAAACGACGGACATCCCTGAGCCCGAAGGTGATTCATGATGCGACGATTCACCACCACTTCCAACGAATCGGATTCCAAATTCGGCATCGGCCTGCTCACCGGCGTCTTTGTGACACTTTCCTGTCTCGCCGTAATTCGTGTGGCCCGATGGGCGATGCAGAACCCTGTTTTCGATACGGTTCATACTTGGGCGACCACGCCGAGCATCGCGCCAATCGACTTGTTGAATGTCGTGCCAATCGCGATGCTCGTGCTGATGATAGCAATGGTGAACCGGCTCTGACTATCATGATCACGAACACTGCCCGGACCGACGACGAATCGATGCCCGTACGCCGAAGTATCGCATTCATCATCTTTTGCATCGTCTTCGGGTGGATGGTCCTCGCCCGCCCTTGCGACCGGGGAGGGTGTATCGATCGGCGGACTGCGGCGACCGGGCTAACGTCGGCGTTGCTCTGGGTGTGGATGTTCTACATCACCTACCTCTTCCTCCTTTAACCGCTTCCGAGAATAGCCGTGTTTCGGAAGTCCGTCTATAGGGTCGCCTTCGACATCTGGTCGATGATGTTGTCCTCGGTCGGCGCCGCGAGGTACGGCTCGATCGCGTCGTAGGACGACCACCCGCCGAGCGCCATCACGATCCGCGGCGAGACTCCTTCCTCGACGAGCAGATGGTTCGCCCAACAGCGCCGAAGGTCGTGACTCGAGACTCGTCGATAGTCGTCGTCGCCGGTCTCGTCGGCAGCCGCCTCCGCTGCTCGTGATACCCAGTTCTGGACGCTTCGCTTCTTCCGGTCGATGAGAAGATCCCCCTCGCCAAGGTCGTTCTCCTGGACGTAGCGATTGATGAGGACCTCGACGTCGCGAGGGAGCCAGGTCTCTCGGTACTTCCCGCCCTCGTATTCGCCGGTGGTGTCCTTCCCGGAGGTGACGGCGAGCTCGTAGTGGCGACCGTCCTTTGTTCGCGAGATGTGTCGCGGCTGGACGTCGAGGGTTTCGGCGACCCGGAGGCCGCAGTCGCCCATAAGACGGATGGCGACCTCGGCCTGGAGGCTGTGGGCGGCTCGCGGGAGTTCCTGGTATTCGTCGCGACTCATCCAGACGTTCCACGAGCCGTCTTTGTTCCGTTCGGTTCGCATTACACGCTTCTCTTGGGATTCGTGCAACTAGAAACTATGCACGGGGTGGGTTCGCAGCTGTGAACTGGCGATATAGCGGGGATTAGACCGGCATCCGGGGTTCGCGTTGCACGTTTCTATACAAACACGAAAAATATCCGAATCTGTTGAGAGGGTCGAGCGTCTGAAAGGCCGATTACTGAGTTTGATACCACTGAAGCATTCCAAACCCAACGCCAATTACCCAGGTGTAGAGAATCGGCCATCCCACCAGCCAAACAAGGGCCTTGGCGTATCTCACAACCAGATTATCGTCTCCCGCTTTTCGTGCATCGAAGGGTCGCTTGATCCCCCAGACAATTCCCCATTTTACAGCCTGCCAGAGTGTGTCAACCCCTTTCGCATTAACTGGCATACAAACGAGTATGTTCTGGAAATTAAAAAGTATGGTCTGCTTAACAAGATGGTTGAGATAGCCTCCGCTGGCCGGTGGGGCGAACACCACGTCTCCAGACTGGTATCAGTCGCTTCTCGGTGGATCGTCTCCGTCCGCGATAGCGTCATCGCCACCCGTAGCGACATCGTCGGGGGCGTAATCAATGGTGCTGTCGTGGTCGGGGTCAGTAATCGCAAGCGCCCACGTATAGGTAGGGTCCTGTACGGCAGCGCTTACGATATCGTCACCGAGGTCGACAACACCGGCGTTCGGCGTGCCGTCGTCGCTGTAAAGCGTCGCGCCGTGACTACCGACGCCCTGGATGGCGTCGATGACGTCGAACTCGGCGGCTCGCTCCAGCGTCTCGTAGGCATGCTGTTTCGACACGCCGGCTTCGCGGGCGAGGTCGCGAGCGGACTGGGGTTCGTCGGCGTTCCGCAGCGCCTCAAGGACGTCGGACTGCATCGAGGTCCACGTCTGGATTGTGCCGGGGACCTGGACGTCGGCAAATCCGGTCGGGAGAGCGTCGGTCTCGACAAACACGGTTGCCGTCGACGACGGATCGTCGGGGTTCCGGGCGTAGCGACCGGCCGACTGGGCGACGTGGTTCTCGCGGACGCTCGCGAGGATCTCTTGGGCGGTGTCGGCATCCTGGCCTTTGAACTCGCGACCACGAGCCCGTTTAAGTCCGGTGCCGTGGCAGTCGTGGCAGCCGGCGCCGTCGCAGGACTCGCAATGCGCATTCGTCTCGTCGTCCAGGTCGTCGGGGTCCGAGCGTTCCGGCTCGGCGTCCAGATCGAGCGCGGCGACGACGTCCATAACCATGCCGTCGCCGGGGTCGAGAGCGCCGAGGACGTACCCGACGGATTCGTCGCCGAAGTCGTTCCGGCTCTTCTCCTCGCCGTAGTGCATCGTCTCGGGGTCGGGGACACCGTAGTCGCGCATGATCCCCTCGAGGTCGTCCTCGACGGCGCTGGTGGTGATGGCGGTGCGGAAGTCGTCGCCGTACTCTTCGCGAAGATGCTCGACGATAACCTCGGTCTGCTCGACGTTGAAGTACTTCCCCGAGGCGAGGGGGCGCGTGGCGTCGCCAACCTGGACGACTCGGAGCCCGCGTTCAAAGCGGCGCCAGAGGCGGCGTTCGTCGACGTCCAGGACCTTCCGGCGCTGGATCTCTGGGTGGACCTGCAGTTGCCAGATCGGGAGCGCCGGGTGGGCGTCCAGCCCGATCACGCTGCGGGTGAGGCCCATATCCGGTGTGGTCCAGGTCTGTTGGAGTTCGTTCCGGGAGTCGAAGACGACGGTGAGCCATTCGCGGTTCCAGCCGTCGTCGTCGCGAGCGCCAGAGTCCAGCCGCACAGGTTCGTAGCTGACGCGGCCGACGCGACGGCCGCCGGCGCGCTGCTCGCTGGTAAGGATGGCACGGGCGAGCGGCCCGGCGAGCGTGTGGGCCCGCGGCGTCGAGTAGTACCACTCGCGGTCGGGCTGTCGCTGCAGCTGGTCGTAGAGTTCCTCGAGGAGCGCGTCTCGGTATTCGGAGACGACGAGGCCGCGTTTCTGGGCAGCCATCTCGACGTCGTCGGCGACGAGGTCGGCGAGGCGTTCCTTCGGGTGGTCGGCGGTCGCGACGCTCCAGAACTCTTCCCACGTGTCGAGGTGCGCACCGACTTCCTCGAGGAAGGCGGCAACCGCGCCCTTAACGCGCTCGGTGGTGAGGTCGTGGCTGAAGTCCGGCTGCTCGTCGATAACCAGGTTCGTCTGGTTCCGGAGGCCGGGGACGTGCGCGAAGTTGTGGGTCGCGATGACGAGCGGGTACTCGTTGTCTCGCCAGTCGTCCCATTGGGCGATCGCGTCGCAGTCGTGCTCGTACTTGCCTTCCTCTTTACAGGGCAGGTCGACGCCCTGGTCGTTGTGGGCTTCGAGCCAGCGGTGGGCGTCGCTGAAGGTGACGCCGCGGCCCTGGCAGACCTCCTGGATCCATTCGCTGGCTGGCTGGCCGTCGATAGTCAACACGAGGTCGTCGTCTTCGTCGTCCGGGTCGGGGTCGAAGTTACCCGCTGCGACCGGGCAGGCTTCGTGCCGGGCGCGGAAGACGAAGTGTTCGCCGCCCTCTTCGCGAGCGACCTCGGCAGCTTCGTTCCGCGCGTCACGTGTGGGGAGGAGGTGAACGACGGGGCGGTCGTCGGTGAGGTGGTCGTAGGCGCCCCAGCGCGTGGAGTCGATGGTGTAGCTCTTTCCGGCGCTGGTCGGGGCGTCGACGACGCGCTTGTCCTCGTGGCGGATGACCTCGTGGATCTTCTCCTCGAGGCGGTCGCGAAGCTCATCGGTGGTCGGCCACTCGAGGCCGCGCTTCTTGGCGGCCCGGCGCCGCTCTTTCGGTGAGAGCGATTCGAGTTGCGCGAGCGGGAGGACACTCGTCGGGGTGGCGACCTGACCAGCCGACATGGTGGGCGCCGACTCGCTGCTGGTGTCGTCGCTCGCGACCGGCGAGTCCGACCCACCCATGAAGTCAGCGGCAGTCAGGCTATCCGCGTCGACGTCGTCGTTATCGCCGGCTGACGCGGGTTCTGGAGACGTAGTTTCTTGTGTCGAACCCGGGGGTTGTGTCTTCGATTCGGGTTCGTAGCCAGCGATAGCCTCGGCTTCGGCGCTGATATCCCGATCGACGCCGTCGGGGACGTCTTCGTCGACGGTGACCGACTCGGCATCGCTGAGGTCCTGGTCCAGAACTTGCTGGCCGGCCGTGGTGCCGTTCGGGTCTCCCGGGTGATGCTTCTCACAGAGGCTATCCGGGTGCGGGTTGACGCGAGGCTCGTCGCAATAGGGGTTCGCACACGTACGGTTGTAGTTCTGGGCGGGAATCGTATCGACGATGACCGGCTCGTCGTCACTTTCCTGGGTCGCCTCGTCGAGGACGTCATCGACGAGGTCCTGCATTCCGGGTTCGAGTTCGAGTTTGCCGAGGACCTCCCAGCGGTCGGCGTCGGGATGGTTAGCGACGTAGCGCTCGATGCGTTCGCGAACGTCGTCGGCGTCGCTCAAGCCGACCACCCCCAGTCCTCGAGCGTGGTCTGGCCGTCAACGTCCGGCTTCTCCCCGCCGTCAGGTACCGGGACGTTCTCGGTGCGTTCTTCGCCGGCGCCGTCGACGCGATCGTCGACGACGTCGACGGTCTCGCCGTCACCCTGCCAGTAGGGTGCCTCGGAGAGATGCTGAACGGTCCCGTCGAGCGCGGGCCCGTCGTAGGAGGCAGGGCTCACCGCCCACCACCTCCGTTGCTCTGTGCGAGTTGAGCGAGGACCTCTTGGTAGGTCTCTTCGATGGTTGCCTCGTCGACGTTGTAGTCAGCGAGTTCGTCCTCGACGAGGCCGCGAACGTTCGGGGCGACGCTGCCGTCGTTGTTCTTTCGGACGAACCCAGCGTCGATGAGGTCCGCCATCTCGTCGTAGTGCGTCGAGTTCGGGTTACCGTCCAGCCCGAGAGCGGCCTGTGCCCACGCCTTCTGGCTGCCGAGCGTCTTGCCGCGGGCTTCTATGAACTTCAGGAGCTTCTTCTCCTGTGGGGAGAGCGAGGCGGTCTTCTCGACGAGTCGGTCGACGGCGTCCTGGGCGAAGTCCGCGAGGATGTCTTCCTGGACGCCTACAGAACGAGTACTCTGCTGCGACGACACATCGGTCGAGGCTTCCGGCTCGGGCGGCTGCTCGAAGTCGACTTCGACATCGAACGTATCGACGAGACTCTCGACGTCTTCAGCTGCAGCGTCGAAGGCGGCGCGGAGTTCCTGCAGTTCCGCTTCGACGTCGGCCAGCTGATCTTCCAGTTCGTTGCGTTCTTCGCGAGCGGCGTCGGCTTCGGCTCTGGCTTCCTCGAGGTCGGCTTCGAGCGCATCACGTTGTGCTTTCAGTTCGTCGACGCGCTCCTGCAGGTCCGCGACCCCTTCGCCGACGTCCTCGACAGCTCCGCCGCCGTTCGACCCGAGGTTTTCAAGCGCTGAGGCGAGGCGGTCAGTATCCTCGAGTTCCTGTCGGAGCTCCTCGTTCTCTTCGCGAAGATCTTCATTTTCTTCGCGAAGCCGCTCCAGTTCGTCTTCTCGCTCGGAACGCCGCTGGGCTTCCTCTTCGACTTCCTCCTGGAGGTCTTCAAGGACGTCCGCGATTTCGTCCGGGGTCTCGGGGATTTCGAAGGTTTCCTCGCGAGGGTCGGGAGAAGTCCGTTTGCGGACCGTGATCGGGCCGATGAGGTCGCCATCGGTGATGGACTGACCGCGGGCGAGTATCTCGCCAGTCTCCAGGGAAGCGAGTTCTTCCTCTGAGCATCGAAGCGCGTCAGCGGTCCGGCTGAGGTCCTCGTCGCCTGGCTTGTGCGAGATGAAGTCCTGACACAGCTGGATGACGCCGTTGTGTAGGAAGGCGCGGCGCTGGTACCCGACGATGACTGAGATGCCTTTGTTGCCGCCCTCGGTTGCGGCCTTGATGATTTGGCCGCGGCAGCGCTTTACGTAGTCGTCGAGTTCGGAGTTCCGCGGGCGCCGAGTCCTTCGGCGCGAGCATGTGCGCCTCGTCGAGAACCAGTAGCGACTTTGTCCGGTCACCGGAGCGGTACTTCTCGTGTGCGCGCTCGTTGAAGGACTGCAGGACTTTCGCCGCGGCGAGGTGGACACGGCTCTTCTCGTCTTCGTAGTCGGCGTAGGTGGAGATATCGACTAGGATCTTCATCCCGCGGTCGAGGACCCATTCGCCGATCTTGTCGAGGTCCTTGAGGGCGACAGCGAGGTCTATGCCCTCTTCGTCACGAGCGCCGACCACCGTGATCTGTTCGTCGACGAGCCGGACTGGCGTGAGGGCGCCGAGTCGTTCGACGATAAGCGTCGGGATGGGGACGTCGGCGAGGTCCTCGAGGATGACGGCGAGGGTGTTTGACTTCCCGGTCCCCGAGGTGCCTTCGACGCTGAGGCGGAAGTCCTGGATGTCGACAGGGTCGAACTGGACGGCGCCGAGCTCGACGCTGCTGGAGGACTGCTGGGCGGCCTCAGACATCGCCGATCACCTCCAGCCAGAGGCTCATGCGTGGCACCTCCCGTCGTCGAGGGCAGGGCAGTCCTGCTCGTCGGCGACGATGAAGCACCCGCACGTGTCACAGACCGGGAAGGAGCCCTGCTGCTGAGTATCGGTGTCAGCAGACTCCTCTGGCCGGCTCATGACGAACACCTCCGGCTGGAGGTTGAGATAAAGAACCGTCTTGTGACGGTTGTTTCCGTATAAGTGGATGGGACCGCCGTGACACGAACATCTCGGTTTCCGCCGCCGTTGCCGTACTTCGAACTGATTGTTTTCTTATGAGTCATGATTTGGTGTCCTCCGTTGGGATGTCGAGTTTCTCCAGGTGCGGCTGCCGCCGCTGCCGGAGTTCCTCGAGCGGGTCCGACTTGTCGTAGTGTCGTCGCAGAATCTCGGGCGAAACGTTCGCGCGCTTCGCGACGACCTCCATCGGGATGCCCTGGTTGAGCTGCCAGGTGATCGAGCCCGTTCGGATTTGGTGAGGCGAACGCGTCGACGGGCACTTCGCGATTCCGTTGTTGTGCCACCACTCGCAGTTCCGATCCTCGCGGTCGTGGGGACACGTCGTCCGCCAGCACGGCGCTGTCCCGAAGTACGCGGCCATCCGGACGCTGTTCTTCGAGATGCGGCCGTACTGCGTGGTGAGCAGCGGGTCGCGCCCGAAGTCGTCGCGCCGCTCCTTCCGGTTCTCGTCGATGTAGGTCTCGACGACGTCCGCGACGGTCGGCCGGAGCCCGACGGGGCGCTCGCCATCGGACCCGTTTTTCAGCGGCGTGCCGGACTCCGGCCGGTGCCGAAAATCGAGGTAGTACTCCTCCGACTCGGCGTCGGCGACGTAGTCGCGGAGATCGAGGCCGCGAACGGCGCCGAGGCGACACCCGATATGCCACATCAACTCCAGGACGACGTGC of the Natronomonas halophila genome contains:
- a CDS encoding glycosyltransferase translates to MSSDLSTPTLATPSLDGIEPRVAIVSPGDRTDRLTVPLAAAGIDYSVNPVDPTTFDVVICDTPDREMLRTVVECRLDGTPVLFRQRGDPFWGIGEWIDSRVKKAVLFRMLRAVDGCLAIAPHQASKYSRKTGVQSDIVTLPKDVAEWPDSDHTDEELRIISLTNATYPDKYRPLLELAPAVDEVLESGTWRIGSWCDKHGEEIRGVLGSYDNIEYGIQLDAEAELEWANVMIHHSGLDVLPNAILEGMAARLPVLTNPHVAFSQSPAPTVISSGDRVPELLAQLRDPEGRQVVGDRGHDYVARAHDPEAVGHELVRAVTRLTDIGGDGKR
- a CDS encoding glycosyltransferase family 4 protein, with protein sequence MSADSPTVSVVIQPGKKDNGPMTHQTESLCDILSAVATVQIVALNAAVVAPLADDYDILEVGDGQFPDGIAAAAVQFLVNQIRLGVALARADTDVVLFYGATTYAIPMAIARLGGADVIAQPKGDVAAACYADWRRSTPTAVARVLATGVKLLERTGFAVAHGTAVYTPTMARSLGLDPESASVYADAARFVDTEAFSVDTPPAERPDHVVFVGRLDADKRIDIILEAARQLGPEIDVTLVGNGPQADRLADAPPNVTHEGWVPHDEVPAYLADAQAVILASEQEGLPTVLLEAYACGTPVVAPRVGGIEDAITDALTGEVYSTPDADQLAASARRVVEEYDSDVLAQNCRAIAEGRFSRAAAVDRYRTMLEQLSTQYAASTTTTPEIAEVPT
- a CDS encoding site-specific integrase, which encodes MRTERNKDGSWNVWMSRDEYQELPRAAHSLQAEVAIRLMGDCGLRVAETLDVQPRHISRTKDGRHYELAVTSGKDTTGEYEGGKYRETWLPRDVEVLINRYVQENDLGEGDLLIDRKKRSVQNWVSRAAEAAADETGDDDYRRVSSHDLRRCWANHLLVEEGVSPRIVMALGGWSSYDAIEPYLAAPTEDNIIDQMSKATL
- a CDS encoding tyrosine-type recombinase/integrase, translating into MRDMSPEEAAQRWIDKRRDDLREASLSTLHYRTKEFVEWCAENDIESMAELTPWDIDDFEADRRAEISTISMNNQLGTVQDWLEWCASRGLVDENVAEAVDPPTVTKEEQSSDIKLDAEDAIPQIRWYRQSSEYGSRKHVVLELMWHIGCRLGAVRGLDLRDYVADAESEEYYLDFRHRPESGTPLKNGSDGERPVGLRPTVADVVETYIDENRKERRDDFGRDPLLTTQYGRISKNSVRMAAYFGTAPCWRTTCPHDREDRNCEWWHNNGIAKCPSTRSPHQIRTGSITWQLNQGIPMEVVAKRANVSPEILRRHYDKSDPLEELRQRRQPHLEKLDIPTEDTKS